A genomic region of Cydia strobilella chromosome 12, ilCydStro3.1, whole genome shotgun sequence contains the following coding sequences:
- the LOC134745865 gene encoding exportin-6, whose translation MSEMEVSEALVSLEALMSEFFAPTTSNLRKREIETMLENFSKHRDSWRHCLLFLQKSQNQYVLMFTLTTLENIINRQWVSLMSDEEKTEIRLTLWNELMAKHEVMQYFIRNKLAALMVSIARYDWPHLYPDFFSNIVELLRCPGRRCLLGLVLAQAASEELGAARDTGVLLPSARRCQLERLMLKGVPQMLAALSAILEKNAQNEGQSNPPPSPTSGIPQTSALPDLLVNAHDVHTADKALDMEIVVKCLTTLQHLFSWLPLSSHVPPTLVTTVFYWGSIATQTQSKEAALAGLGGVCELLYRRYAPPSSGATALRLHHCALRLLRHLTHPPVLTPHDYLNKLAEFLKLFISLHFKRLEAEPEFDAIQFLSYLFQFTFQVPVCTIFVNCLDIWIQFIDILKPEDTVKYWEALRGLVEGILNKIQFQHNKAQLQHLDNEIYDDDGETEWQTFLKHCIECIARVAELAPLDVFTCVLERWQGLAGVHARAAGRGGCGAGGAGGPDGERLLCALLDLATLTRVAGRLAPALLADAEPCRTAHGADSAAARAAAGAALVERVAAALGGAALTRPHRAAHAHAHAHVQVHAEMFACMGAWCVHAAACGVPQHTVEGLLAAAVPFLLPHELPEPPLLCHAAAHLLLSLSKNVKFTGDPVAQAGDLFQHAQRSLHYLEPKSAGVVREALLWLCLSRLGPGGLGPGAEAARALLAAWTAPLPHAGPALALPPLTALLHTNAHANTVAKKVIAEGMGGAAETALRMLCEPSCASAEPEITEFFLALFTALLPQLGAFAYTAIDVFLDVAQRGGGESGLERLVECVRLGVEAGGGCGGGVREPAVLALLHQHALPRATHHAPGLARAAHRLLASLLIHRWRYFFPTKCVGEEEERLQQFRGALSALGRALLQPDIELLRININALETLNTKWKLYHKPIFRSEFLGEFLSVLLAGLGEGGARALLRDEALAAAHAMACVDFNAFRLAFLPHFLRALPGLQPDHQAQLQHFPPDTDLPTFTQNIQRLMNDVNCYRAYSALSGAPPSDMLS comes from the exons atg AGTGAGATGGAGGTCAGTGAAGCCCTGGTCTCTCTTGAGGCCTTGATGTCAGAATTTTTTGCACCAACAACAAGCAATTTGAGGAAGCGTGAGATTGAGACCATGTTGGAAAACTTCTCCAAACACAGAGATTCCTGGAGGCACTGTTTACTGTTTCTACAAAAATCACAAAACCAATATGTCTTGATGTTCACACTGACAACACTGGAG AACATAATAAACAGACAATGGGTTAGTTTGATGTCAGATGAGGAGAAGACTGAAATAAGACTGACACTCTGGAATGAGCTTATGGCCAAGCATGAGGTTATGCAGTACTTCATCAGGAATAAACTTGCGGCACTCATGGTATCAATAGCTCGCTATGACTGGCCTCATCTATACCCAGACTTCTTCAGTAACATTGTTGAG CTTCTACGCTGTCCGGGGCGACGCTGTCTGCTGGGGCTGGTACTAGCGCAAGCAGCCAGCGAGGAGCTCGGGGCGGCGCGCGACACCGGTGTGCTGCTGCCCTCGGCGCGCCGCTGCCAGCTCGAGCGGCTCATGCTCAAGGGCGTGCCGCAGATGCTGGCGGCGTTGAGCG CGATATTAGAGAAAAATGCTCAAAACGAGGGCCAGTCGAATCCGCCGCCGTCGCCCACCAGCGGCATTCCTCAAACGTCGGCGCTGCCAGACCTACTAGTCAACGCACACGATGTTCATACAGCTGATAA GGCTCTGGACATGGAGATAGTTGTAAAATGTCTGACGACGCTCCAGCACTTGTTTTCGTGGTTGCCGTTGTCGTCACACGTGCCTCCGACTCTAGTCACAACAGTGTTCTACTGGGGCAGCATAGCTACTCAAACACAG AGCAAGGAGGCTGCACTAGCAGGACTGGGCGGCGTGTGCGAGCTGCTGTACCGCCGCTACGCGCCGCCGTCGTCGGGCGCCACGGCGCTGCGCCTGCACCACTGCGCGCTGCGGCTGCTGCGGCACCTCACGCACCCGCCCGTACTCACGCCGCACGA TTACCTTAACAAGCTGGCGGAGTTTTTAAAGTTGTTTATATCACTACATTTCAAGAGACTAGAAGCCGAGCCCGAATTCGATGCTATACAATTCTTGTCGTATCTGTTCCAATTCACATTCCAG GTGCCTGTATGCACAATATTTGTAAATTGTCTAGATATATGGATccaatttattgatattttgaaGCCTGAAGATACagttaa GTATTGGGAAGCGCTCCGTGGCCTAGTGGAGGGTATCCTTAACAAAATTCAATTCCAACACAACAAAGCTCAGCTTCAACacttagataacgaaatttatgACGATGAC GGTGAGACTGAATGGCAGACATTCCTGAAACATTGCATCGAATGTATCGCTCGAGTGGCGGAGTTGGCGCCCCTCGACGTTTTTACTTGTGTG CTGGAGCGCTGGCAGGGCCTGGCGGGCGtgcacgcgcgcgcggcgggGCGCGGCGGGTGCGGTGCGGGCGGTGCGGGGGGGCCCGACGGCGAGCGCCTGCTGTGCGCGCTGCTCGACCTGGCCACGCTCACGCGCGTCGCCGGACGCCTGGCGCCGGCCTTACTCGCAG ATGCGGAGCCGTGCCGCACGGCGCACGGCGCTGATAGCGCAGCGGCGCGTGCGGCAGCGGGCGCGGCACTAGTGGAGCGTGTGGCGGCCGCGCTGGGCGGCGCCGCGCTCACGCgcccgcaccgcgccgcgcacgcgcacgcacatGCTCATGTACAAGT CCACGCAGAGATGTTCGCCTGCATGGGTGCATGGTGTGTTCACGCTGCGGCTTGCGGCGTCCCACAACACACTGTAGAGGGATTGTTGGCCGCCGCCGTGCCTTTTCTGCTGCCCCACGAACTGCCC GAGCCGCCGCTACTGTGCCACGCGGCAGCGCACTTACTATTGAGCCTGTCCAAGAACGTCAAGTTCACGGGCGACCCGGTGGCGCAGGCCGGCGATCTCTTTCAGCACGCGCAGCGCTCGCTGCATTATCTCGAACCAAAG AGTGCAGGCGTAGTCCGCGAGGCGCTGCTGTGGCTGTGCCTGTCGCGGCTGGGGCCGGGCGGGCTGGGGCCGGGCgcggaggcggcgcgcgcgctgctggcGGCGTGGACGGCGCCGCTGCCGCACGCCGGCCCCGCCCTCGCGCTGCCGCCGCTCACCGCGCTGCTGCACACCAACGCGCACGCCAACACCGTGGCCAAGAAG GTGATAGCAGAGGGCATGGGCGGTGCGGCGGAGACGGCGCTGCGCATGCTATGCGAGCCGTCGTGCGCGAGCGCCGAACCCGAGATCACGGagttcttcctcgcgttgttcaCCGCGCTCCTGCCGCAGCTCGGTGCCTTCGCCTACACCGCCATCGACGTATTCCTCGACGTGGCGCAAAG GGGTGGCGGCGAGAGCGGGCTGGAGCGGCTGGTGGAGTGCGTGCGGCTGGGCGTGGAGGCGGGCGgcgggtgcggcggcggcgtgcgcgAGCCCGCCGTGCTGGCGCTGCTGCACCAGCACGCGCTGCCCCGCGCCACGCACCACGCGCCCggcctcgcgcgcgccgcgcaccgCCTGCTGGCCAG TTTGCTCATCCACCGTTGGCGCTACTTCTTCCCCACAAAGTGCGTGGGTGAGGAGGAAGAGAGACTGCAACAGTTCCGCGGCGCGCTGTCGGCGCTGGGTCGCGCTCTACTGCAACCCGACATAGAGCTGCTCAGGATCAACATTAATGCGCTGGAGACACTTAATACCAAATGGAAGCTATACCACAag CCGATATTCCGTTCGGAGTTCCTGGGCGAGTTCCTGTCCGTGCTGCTGGCCGGGCTGGGCgagggcggcgcgcgcgcactgCTGCGCGACGAGGCGCTCGCGGCCGCGCACGCCATGGCCTGCGTCGACTTCAACGCCTTCCGTCTCGCCTTCCTGCCGCACTTCCTGCGAGCGCTGCCCGGCCTGCAGCCCGACCACCAGGCGCAGCTGCAGCACTTCCCGCCCGACACG GACCTACCGACGTTCACGCAAAACATCCAACGGCTGATGAACGACGTGAACTGCTACCGCGCGTACAGCGCGCTGTCAGGAGCCCCGCCGAGCGACATGCTGTCCTAG